A genomic window from Variovorax paradoxus includes:
- the treZ gene encoding malto-oligosyltrehalose trehalohydrolase, translated as MSAHTHRMPFGATVHADGADFALWAPSAEIVTLEHHAVAGETSSQPMTRDGKGWHRLAVPGVGHGDSYRYRLPDGTRVPDPASRFNPEDVHGPSVVIDPQRFEWTDGAWRGRPWEEAVVYELHVGTFTEEGSFSAARERLGELAELGVTVIELMPVADFPGQRNWGYDGVLPFAPDASYGAPDELKALVDTAHSLGLMVLLDVVYNHFGPEGNYLHAYCPEFFNPGHQTPWGAAINFDGPGSRTVRDFFIHNALYWVEEFRFDGLRMDAIHAIHDETRPHIVNEIREALDAGPARERHVHLVLENDANQASMLMRDGSGMPVAGTAQWNDDLHHAVHVLATGERDGYYADYADDPVCRFACALAEGFIYQGQPSAFRHGERRGEPSTRLPPQAFVSFLQTHDQVGNRAFGERIHALGDPVLVRAALACLLLSPHVPMLFMGDEFAASTPFQYFCDFGPELAAAVSEGRRAEFGGFAMFADEAARARIPDPNAEETFLASKLRWRERGTRAHFSRLSEVQQLLDLRHRLIVPRLAGMAGAGVYRCENDMLQVQWDMASARLHLLAHFGAQPVEGATAPPGEVVYSDGATADNEGALHLARGAVRVTLEALHGG; from the coding sequence ATGAGCGCTCATACACATCGCATGCCGTTCGGCGCCACGGTGCATGCCGATGGCGCGGACTTCGCGCTCTGGGCTCCGTCGGCGGAAATCGTCACGCTCGAACACCACGCGGTGGCTGGCGAAACCTCGTCGCAGCCCATGACGCGCGACGGCAAGGGCTGGCATCGCCTGGCCGTGCCCGGGGTGGGGCATGGCGACAGCTACCGCTACCGCCTGCCCGACGGCACGCGCGTGCCCGACCCGGCGTCGCGCTTCAACCCAGAGGACGTGCACGGCCCGAGCGTGGTCATCGACCCGCAGCGCTTCGAGTGGACCGATGGCGCTTGGCGCGGTCGCCCCTGGGAAGAGGCGGTGGTCTACGAGCTGCATGTCGGCACCTTCACCGAAGAGGGGAGCTTCAGCGCCGCGCGCGAACGGCTGGGCGAACTTGCCGAGCTCGGCGTCACCGTCATCGAGCTCATGCCGGTCGCGGATTTTCCGGGGCAGCGCAACTGGGGCTACGACGGCGTGCTGCCGTTTGCGCCCGATGCCTCGTACGGCGCACCCGACGAACTCAAGGCGCTGGTCGACACGGCGCACTCGCTGGGGCTGATGGTGCTGCTCGACGTGGTCTACAACCACTTCGGGCCGGAAGGCAACTACCTGCATGCGTACTGCCCCGAGTTCTTCAACCCCGGACACCAGACGCCGTGGGGCGCCGCGATCAACTTCGACGGGCCGGGCTCGCGCACGGTGCGCGACTTCTTCATTCACAACGCGCTCTACTGGGTGGAGGAGTTCCGCTTCGACGGCCTGCGCATGGATGCCATTCATGCCATTCACGACGAGACGCGGCCGCACATCGTGAACGAGATCCGCGAGGCGCTCGATGCCGGGCCGGCCCGCGAGCGCCATGTTCACCTGGTGCTGGAGAACGATGCCAACCAGGCCTCGATGCTGATGCGCGACGGCAGCGGCATGCCCGTGGCAGGCACGGCGCAGTGGAACGACGACCTGCACCACGCGGTGCACGTGCTGGCCACCGGTGAGCGCGATGGCTATTACGCCGACTATGCCGACGACCCGGTGTGCCGCTTCGCCTGCGCGCTGGCCGAAGGCTTCATCTACCAGGGGCAGCCGTCGGCTTTCAGGCATGGCGAGCGGCGTGGCGAGCCGAGCACGCGATTACCGCCGCAGGCGTTCGTGTCTTTCCTGCAGACGCACGACCAGGTCGGCAACCGCGCCTTCGGCGAGCGCATTCACGCGCTCGGCGATCCGGTGCTGGTGCGTGCGGCGCTGGCCTGCCTGCTGCTGTCACCGCACGTGCCGATGCTGTTCATGGGCGACGAGTTCGCGGCCTCCACGCCGTTCCAGTATTTCTGCGACTTCGGGCCGGAGCTTGCGGCGGCAGTGTCCGAAGGGCGGCGTGCGGAGTTCGGCGGATTCGCGATGTTCGCGGACGAAGCCGCGCGCGCGCGCATTCCGGACCCGAATGCCGAGGAGACCTTCCTGGCCTCGAAGCTGCGCTGGCGCGAGCGCGGGACACGCGCGCATTTTTCAAGGCTCAGCGAGGTGCAGCAGCTGCTGGACCTGCGTCACCGCCTGATCGTGCCGCGGCTCGCCGGCATGGCGGGCGCGGGCGTCTACCGGTGCGAGAACGACATGCTCCAGGTGCAGTGGGACATGGCGTCGGCGCGATTGCATCTGCTCGCCCATTTCGGCGCACAGCCTGTGGAGGGCGCGACGGCGCCGCCCGGCGAGGTGGTCTACAGCGACGGGGCGACGGCCGATAACGAAGGCGCGTTGCACCTGGCGCGCGGCGCGGTGCGCGTGACGCTGGAAGCGCTGCATGGCGGATGA
- the glgX gene encoding glycogen debranching protein GlgX, with amino-acid sequence MTRKTNPTINAVWPGRPYPRGATWDGEGVNFALFSQHSDKVELCLFDERGRQELQRILMRERTDGVWHCYLPEARPGQAYGYRVHGPYKPEEGHRFNAHKLLVDPYAKDLVGDLRWGDALYGYTVGSKREDLSFDRRDSAPLMPKGRVLETAFTWGDDRRPSVPWQDMVIYEMHVRGFTMTHPDVPPGLRGTYAALGCAPVVDYLKRLGVTTVELLPVHSFLNDRHLAEKGLQNYWGYNTLAYFAPEMRYSASGKVKEFKTMVKTLHSAGIEVILDVVYNHTCEGNQLGPTLSMRGVDNASYYIANAENRRYYDDFTGCGNTVNLEHPHALQLVMDSLRYWAEEMHVDGFRFDLASALAREAGKVENLGGFFDAIRQDPTLNRVKLIAEPWDLGHGGYQVGNFPLGWAEWNDQYRDGLRGFWKGDGGLIGEVAKRVTGSEDLYGWSGKRPSASINFITAHDGFTLHDLVSYNDKHNEANGEDNRDGNSHNVSWNCGVEGPTDDPEVVALRERQKRNLLATLLLSQGVPMLLAGDERGHTQQGNNNVYCQDNELGWIDWTSTPERLALATFVERMVALRRAHPSFRRRTFFAGKPAEGETVTDVHWLKPDGQEMRPEDWNDANARCIAMYIPGGGIADHGPRGEVQHDDDFLVLLNAHHDEIAFTLPPMPHGAWRLLVDTASSTPPLATEDAAALAPAWAQPSYPLQCRSLVVLSRPDVRP; translated from the coding sequence ATGACACGAAAAACCAATCCGACGATCAACGCTGTGTGGCCCGGCCGGCCCTATCCCCGTGGTGCGACCTGGGACGGAGAGGGCGTCAACTTCGCCTTGTTCTCGCAGCACTCGGACAAGGTCGAGCTGTGCCTGTTCGACGAGCGCGGCCGCCAGGAGCTGCAGCGCATCCTGATGCGCGAGCGCACGGACGGCGTATGGCACTGCTACCTGCCCGAGGCGCGCCCCGGGCAGGCCTACGGCTACCGCGTGCATGGGCCCTACAAGCCCGAGGAGGGGCATCGCTTCAACGCCCACAAGCTGCTGGTCGACCCGTACGCCAAGGACCTGGTGGGCGACCTGCGCTGGGGCGATGCGCTCTACGGCTACACCGTGGGCAGCAAGCGCGAAGACCTCTCCTTCGACCGCCGCGACAGCGCACCGCTGATGCCGAAGGGCCGCGTGCTCGAAACCGCCTTCACCTGGGGCGATGACCGGCGCCCCTCAGTGCCGTGGCAGGACATGGTGATCTACGAGATGCACGTGCGCGGCTTCACCATGACGCACCCCGACGTGCCGCCCGGGCTGCGCGGCACCTATGCCGCACTCGGCTGCGCGCCGGTGGTCGACTACCTCAAGCGCCTGGGCGTGACCACGGTCGAGTTGCTGCCCGTGCACAGCTTCCTCAACGACCGGCACCTGGCCGAGAAGGGCCTGCAGAACTACTGGGGCTACAACACGCTGGCCTACTTCGCCCCCGAGATGCGCTACAGCGCCTCGGGCAAGGTAAAGGAGTTCAAGACCATGGTGAAGACGCTGCACTCGGCGGGCATCGAGGTGATCCTCGACGTGGTCTACAACCACACCTGCGAAGGCAACCAGCTCGGGCCCACGCTGTCGATGCGCGGCGTGGACAACGCCTCGTACTACATCGCCAACGCCGAGAACCGCCGCTACTACGACGACTTCACGGGCTGCGGCAATACCGTGAACCTGGAGCATCCGCACGCGCTGCAGCTGGTGATGGACTCGCTGCGCTACTGGGCCGAGGAGATGCACGTCGACGGCTTCCGCTTCGACCTGGCCTCGGCGCTGGCGCGCGAGGCCGGCAAGGTCGAGAACCTCGGTGGCTTCTTCGACGCGATTCGCCAGGACCCGACGCTCAACCGCGTGAAGCTCATTGCCGAGCCCTGGGACCTGGGCCACGGCGGCTACCAGGTCGGCAACTTTCCGCTCGGCTGGGCCGAGTGGAACGACCAGTACCGCGACGGCCTGCGCGGGTTCTGGAAAGGTGACGGCGGGCTCATCGGCGAGGTGGCCAAGCGCGTCACCGGTTCCGAGGACCTGTACGGCTGGTCGGGCAAGCGGCCCAGCGCCAGCATCAACTTCATCACCGCACACGACGGCTTCACGCTGCACGACCTGGTCTCCTACAACGACAAGCACAACGAAGCCAACGGCGAGGACAACCGTGACGGCAACAGCCACAACGTGTCGTGGAACTGCGGCGTCGAGGGCCCCACCGACGACCCCGAAGTGGTGGCCCTGCGCGAGCGCCAGAAGCGCAACCTGCTGGCCACGCTGCTGCTGTCGCAGGGCGTTCCGATGCTGCTGGCGGGCGACGAGCGCGGCCACACGCAGCAGGGCAACAACAACGTCTACTGCCAGGACAACGAGCTCGGCTGGATCGACTGGACGTCCACGCCCGAGCGCCTGGCGCTCGCGACTTTCGTCGAACGCATGGTGGCGCTGCGCCGCGCGCACCCTTCGTTCCGGCGCCGCACCTTCTTCGCGGGCAAGCCCGCCGAAGGCGAGACCGTGACCGACGTTCACTGGCTCAAGCCCGACGGCCAGGAGATGCGGCCGGAAGACTGGAACGACGCCAATGCGCGCTGCATCGCGATGTACATCCCCGGCGGCGGCATTGCCGACCACGGGCCGCGCGGCGAGGTGCAGCACGACGACGACTTCCTGGTGCTGCTCAACGCCCACCACGACGAGATTGCCTTCACGCTGCCGCCGATGCCGCATGGCGCGTGGCGCTTGCTGGTCGACACGGCCAGCAGCACGCCGCCGCTCGCCACCGAGGATGCAGCCGCGCTCGCCCCGGCATGGGCGCAGCCCAGCTATCCCCTGCAATGCCGCTCGCTCGTTGTGCTGAGCCGGCCGGATGTGCGGCCATGA
- a CDS encoding mechanosensitive ion channel family protein: MENFGIHLEPLRAILYQVGAFIPRLLIGLVVVFVGWLVAKAARFAVTKALRAINFNVLTERAGLDNFLRQGGLAGDTSSLFGILTYWLVILASLLIAFNGMGLSYIADLLGRIVWFVPNVFVALLVLAFGSYFARFVGEAVGSYFRGVKMQDAVLFGKVAQYAVMAFVILIALDQIKVGGDIVRESFLVILAGVVFALALAFGLAGKDWAKAQIERWWPRQIKDTKAPPSVTTVGSSNPTRFDNDRPPR, translated from the coding sequence ATGGAAAATTTCGGCATTCACCTGGAGCCGCTGCGCGCCATCCTCTACCAGGTCGGCGCCTTCATTCCGCGCCTGCTGATCGGGCTGGTGGTGGTATTCGTCGGCTGGCTGGTCGCCAAGGCTGCCCGCTTCGCGGTGACGAAGGCGCTGCGCGCCATCAACTTCAACGTGCTTACCGAGCGCGCGGGGCTCGACAACTTCCTGCGTCAGGGCGGGCTGGCGGGGGACACCAGCAGCCTGTTCGGCATCCTGACGTACTGGCTGGTGATCCTGGCTTCGCTGCTCATTGCCTTCAACGGCATGGGGCTGAGCTACATCGCCGATCTGCTGGGCCGCATCGTCTGGTTCGTGCCGAACGTGTTCGTGGCGTTGCTGGTGCTGGCCTTCGGCTCCTACTTCGCGCGCTTCGTGGGCGAAGCGGTGGGCAGCTATTTCCGCGGCGTGAAGATGCAGGACGCGGTGCTCTTCGGCAAGGTTGCGCAGTACGCGGTGATGGCCTTCGTGATTCTCATCGCACTCGACCAGATCAAGGTGGGTGGCGACATCGTGCGCGAGAGCTTCCTCGTGATTCTGGCGGGCGTGGTTTTTGCGTTGGCCCTGGCATTCGGGCTGGCCGGCAAGGATTGGGCAAAGGCCCAGATCGAGCGCTGGTGGCCGCGGCAGATCAAGGACACCAAGGCGCCGCCGAGCGTGACCACCGTCGGCAGCAGCAATCCCACGCGTTTCGACAACGACCGTCCACCCCGCTGA
- the treS gene encoding maltose alpha-D-glucosyltransferase — protein MNAPVSHIALETVEIDTSDDPLWYRDAVIYQLNVKAFFDSNNDGMGDFKGVTAKLDYVKELGVNTIWLMPFYPSPLRDDGYDISGYEDVHPQYGTLDDFREMLAEAHKRGLRVITELVINHTSNEHPWFKAARLAPPGSPERDFYVWSDTDQLYQGTRIIFTDTETSNWTWDPVAKQYFWHRFFSHQPDLNFDNPKLMEAILKTMRFWLDMGVDGFRLDAIPYLVERDGTSNENLPETHAVIKQLRAAIDAEYKNRFLLAEANMWPEDVREYFGDGDECHMAYHFPLMPRMYMAIAQEDRHPIVEIMAQTPDIPEGCQWAIFLRNHDELTLEMVTSKERDYMYTMYAADMRARINLGIRRRLAPLMENDLDRVKLMNGMLLSMPGSPIIYYGDEIGMGDNVFVGDRNGVRTPMQWSPDRNAGFSRADPQRLYLQPIMDPMFGYEALNVETQARDSSSLLNWTKRMLAVRKTSHAFGRGRRRFLKPGNRKILAYLSEYDGDVILTVFNLSRAAQPVELDLSEFKGFVPIEMLGRAPFPPIGELPYLLTLASYGFYWFKLTAEADAPSWHEQGVALQEWPTLVLFDGWTSFFRDRVMPWRIGMSERMRSQFELETLPRHIEIQRWYASKGTAIKRARLFDHAVWDVNGLSWMLSLLDLEGPQGGATYFMPLALAWEERDEERMAGVAQAALAKVRQQAQVGLMGDAFYDEAFCRALVRAISNGAELPTLNGKLVFRPTAAFAEIAADIDIDALPVGRPSGVSSNTVVTLDETLFLKGYRHVREGINPELEMGRFLTEVARYPHCVPVLGALEYMTNDGRTMTLAMVQSYMANQGDGWDYTLGYLERFLRDVATTDGDMPDVSAVHGGFLALMATLGRRTAELHHALAMRTGSAAFDPEPLAAADFAGFKTHAANDATATLALLRERLDLLPATAQADARNLLEAADALHAGIQARHPVEGGGIKSRYHGDYHLGQVLVKDNDFVIIDFEGEPARSFEERRTKSSPLRDVASMLRSFNYARWSALRRVAQSTDEAERLAAPAIAWEQATRDAFLAGYGATLAPPDGAPLDAELLALFELDKALYELRYELGNRIEWAQVPLHGVLALIQSSRA, from the coding sequence ATGAATGCACCCGTCTCCCACATCGCACTAGAGACTGTCGAGATCGACACCAGCGACGATCCGCTGTGGTACCGCGACGCGGTGATCTACCAGCTCAACGTCAAGGCCTTCTTCGACTCCAACAACGACGGCATGGGCGACTTCAAGGGCGTCACCGCCAAGCTCGACTACGTGAAGGAGCTGGGCGTCAACACCATCTGGCTGATGCCGTTCTATCCCTCGCCGTTGCGCGACGACGGCTACGACATCTCCGGCTACGAAGACGTGCACCCGCAGTACGGCACGCTCGACGACTTCCGCGAGATGCTGGCCGAGGCGCACAAGCGGGGCCTGCGCGTGATTACCGAACTGGTCATCAACCACACGTCGAACGAGCATCCGTGGTTTAAGGCCGCGCGCCTGGCGCCGCCCGGTTCGCCCGAGCGCGACTTCTATGTGTGGAGCGACACCGACCAGCTCTACCAGGGCACGCGCATCATCTTCACCGACACCGAGACCTCGAACTGGACCTGGGACCCGGTGGCCAAGCAGTACTTCTGGCACCGCTTCTTCAGCCACCAGCCCGACCTGAACTTCGACAACCCGAAGCTGATGGAGGCGATCCTGAAGACCATGCGCTTCTGGCTCGACATGGGCGTGGACGGCTTCCGGCTCGACGCCATTCCCTACCTGGTTGAGCGCGACGGCACCAGCAACGAGAACCTGCCCGAGACCCACGCGGTGATCAAGCAGCTGCGCGCGGCCATCGACGCGGAATACAAGAACCGCTTTCTGCTGGCCGAAGCCAACATGTGGCCGGAGGACGTGCGCGAGTATTTCGGCGATGGCGACGAGTGCCACATGGCATATCACTTTCCGTTGATGCCGCGCATGTACATGGCCATTGCGCAGGAAGACCGGCACCCCATCGTCGAGATCATGGCGCAGACGCCCGACATCCCCGAAGGCTGCCAGTGGGCCATCTTCCTGCGCAACCACGACGAGCTCACGCTCGAGATGGTCACCAGCAAGGAGCGCGACTACATGTACACCATGTACGCGGCCGACATGCGCGCGCGCATCAACCTGGGCATTCGCCGGCGCCTGGCCCCGCTGATGGAAAACGACCTCGACCGCGTGAAGCTCATGAACGGCATGCTGCTGTCGATGCCGGGCTCGCCCATCATTTACTACGGCGACGAGATCGGCATGGGCGACAACGTGTTCGTGGGCGACCGCAACGGCGTGCGCACGCCCATGCAGTGGAGCCCCGACCGCAACGCCGGCTTTTCGCGCGCCGACCCGCAGCGCCTGTACCTGCAGCCGATCATGGACCCAATGTTCGGCTACGAGGCGCTCAACGTCGAGACGCAGGCGCGCGACAGCAGCTCGCTGCTGAACTGGACCAAGCGCATGCTCGCCGTGCGCAAGACCAGCCACGCATTCGGGCGCGGCAGGCGCCGCTTCCTGAAGCCCGGCAACCGAAAGATCCTGGCCTACCTGAGCGAGTACGACGGCGACGTGATCCTCACGGTGTTCAACCTGTCGCGCGCCGCGCAGCCGGTGGAACTCGACCTGTCGGAATTCAAGGGCTTCGTGCCCATCGAGATGCTGGGCCGCGCGCCGTTTCCGCCCATCGGCGAACTGCCGTACCTGCTCACGCTGGCCTCGTACGGCTTCTACTGGTTCAAGCTCACGGCAGAGGCCGACGCGCCGAGCTGGCACGAGCAGGGCGTGGCGCTGCAGGAGTGGCCCACGCTGGTGCTCTTCGACGGCTGGACCAGCTTCTTCCGCGACCGCGTGATGCCGTGGCGCATCGGCATGTCAGAGCGCATGCGCAGCCAGTTCGAGCTGGAGACGCTGCCGCGCCACATCGAGATCCAGCGCTGGTACGCCTCCAAGGGCACGGCCATCAAACGCGCACGGCTGTTCGACCACGCCGTGTGGGACGTGAACGGCCTGAGCTGGATGCTGTCGCTGCTCGACCTCGAAGGCCCGCAAGGGGGCGCCACCTACTTCATGCCGCTCGCACTGGCCTGGGAAGAGCGTGACGAGGAGCGCATGGCCGGCGTGGCACAGGCCGCGCTCGCCAAGGTGCGGCAGCAGGCGCAGGTGGGCCTGATGGGCGATGCCTTCTACGACGAGGCCTTCTGCCGCGCGCTGGTGCGTGCCATTTCAAACGGTGCCGAACTGCCGACGCTGAACGGCAAGCTGGTCTTCAGGCCGACGGCCGCCTTCGCGGAGATCGCCGCCGACATCGACATAGACGCGCTGCCTGTCGGCCGCCCGAGCGGCGTGAGCAGCAACACCGTGGTCACGCTGGACGAGACCCTGTTCCTCAAGGGCTATCGCCACGTGCGCGAAGGCATCAACCCCGAGCTGGAGATGGGCCGCTTCCTGACCGAGGTGGCGCGCTACCCGCATTGCGTGCCGGTGCTCGGCGCGCTCGAGTACATGACCAACGACGGACGCACGATGACGCTCGCGATGGTGCAGAGCTACATGGCCAACCAGGGCGACGGCTGGGACTACACGCTCGGCTACCTGGAGCGCTTCCTGCGCGACGTGGCCACCACCGATGGCGACATGCCCGACGTGTCCGCGGTGCACGGCGGTTTCCTCGCGCTCATGGCCACGCTGGGGCGGCGCACTGCAGAGCTGCACCACGCGCTCGCCATGCGCACCGGCTCGGCCGCCTTCGACCCCGAGCCGCTGGCCGCAGCCGACTTTGCCGGCTTCAAGACGCACGCGGCGAACGACGCCACGGCCACGCTCGCGCTGTTGCGAGAACGGCTCGACCTGCTGCCGGCCACCGCGCAGGCCGACGCGCGCAACCTGCTGGAAGCGGCCGACGCGCTGCACGCCGGCATCCAGGCGCGCCACCCGGTGGAAGGCGGTGGTATCAAGAGCCGCTACCACGGCGACTACCACCTGGGCCAGGTGCTGGTGAAGGACAACGACTTCGTCATCATCGACTTCGAGGGCGAGCCCGCCCGCAGCTTCGAGGAGCGCCGCACCAAGAGTTCGCCCCTGCGCGACGTGGCGAGCATGCTGCGTTCGTTCAACTACGCCCGCTGGTCGGCGCTGCGCCGCGTGGCACAGAGCACCGACGAAGCCGAGCGGCTGGCCGCGCCGGCCATCGCCTGGGAGCAGGCGACGCGCGACGCCTTCCTGGCCGGCTACGGCGCCACGCTGGCGCCGCCCGACGGCGCGCCGCTCGATGCCGAACTGCTCGCGCTGTTCGAGCTCGACAAGGCCCTCTACGAGCTGCGCTACGAGCTCGGCAACCGCATCGAGTGGGCGCAGGTTCCGCTGCACGGCGTGCTCGCGCTGATCCAGTCGTCCCGCGCCTGA
- a CDS encoding alpha-1,4-glucan--maltose-1-phosphate maltosyltransferase yields the protein MKNIFSTKPAPAAAGTDIDLGDGAVRAVIDAVLPCVDNGRFPVKCVAGERVRVRAHCFTDGHDVLRVQLCWRAQDQAQAQAQAAFREVPMKPLGNDVWEAAFSPPSIGRYVYTAVAWVDPFESWRSEMTRRVDPDDVRIAAQVGALEIAAAAARAEGADRTALNRWATELDAVAASPAYDVVSLKALALDDEYAELARRHPDRRHQVRPPVELPLVADRERARFSTWYELFPRSTGPAPGVHGTFRDVEARLPAIAAMGFDVLYFPPIHPVGREQRKGPNNALEAGPGDVGSPWAIGAAEGGHKSILPELGTEEDFRHLLARAAEHGLEIALDIAFQCAPDHPYVKAHPDWFRWRPDGSVQYAENPPKKYQDIYPFNFECEDWRGLWAELKSVFDHWIGEGVRIFRVDNPHTKAFPFWEWAIGEVKRVHPDVIFLAEAFTRPKVMHRLAKLGFSQSYTYFTWRNTKEELQEYFTELSSGPGIDYFRPNAWPNTPDILHEQLQAGEPAMFMSRLVLAATLAANYGMYGPAYELLEHLPRGPGSEEYLDSEKYQLRHWNHDDPASLAPFIARVNRIRRENPALHWDRGLRFLHIDNDQLLAYAKESPDGDNVIVTVVNLDPHNMQSGWLGLEPGSVGVPAGRSFQMHDLLSGQRFTWQGDWHYVRLDPHSVPAHIFVVRRRHGDERDFDYFL from the coding sequence ATGAAGAACATTTTCTCGACCAAGCCCGCCCCCGCAGCGGCCGGGACCGACATCGACCTCGGCGACGGCGCGGTCCGCGCGGTCATCGATGCCGTGCTGCCGTGCGTGGACAACGGCCGCTTCCCGGTGAAGTGCGTGGCCGGCGAGCGGGTGCGGGTTCGCGCCCATTGCTTCACCGATGGGCACGACGTGCTGCGCGTGCAGCTGTGCTGGCGCGCGCAAGATCAAGCCCAGGCCCAGGCCCAGGCCGCATTCCGCGAAGTGCCGATGAAGCCGCTCGGCAATGACGTGTGGGAGGCTGCGTTTTCACCGCCGTCGATCGGGCGCTACGTCTACACCGCCGTCGCCTGGGTGGACCCGTTCGAGTCGTGGCGCAGTGAGATGACGCGGCGCGTCGACCCCGATGACGTGCGCATTGCCGCGCAGGTCGGTGCGCTGGAGATTGCCGCCGCCGCCGCGCGCGCCGAGGGTGCTGACCGCACCGCGTTGAACCGCTGGGCCACCGAGCTCGATGCCGTGGCGGCCAGCCCCGCGTACGACGTCGTCTCGCTGAAGGCGCTCGCGCTCGACGACGAGTACGCCGAGCTGGCGCGTCGCCATCCAGACCGCCGGCATCAGGTGCGCCCCCCGGTCGAGCTGCCGCTGGTGGCCGACCGCGAGCGCGCGCGCTTCAGCACCTGGTACGAGTTGTTCCCGCGCTCGACCGGCCCCGCGCCCGGCGTGCACGGCACCTTCAGGGACGTGGAGGCACGCTTGCCGGCCATCGCCGCGATGGGCTTCGACGTGCTGTACTTTCCGCCGATCCACCCCGTCGGCCGCGAGCAGCGCAAGGGCCCCAACAACGCGCTCGAAGCCGGCCCCGGCGACGTGGGAAGCCCGTGGGCCATCGGTGCGGCCGAAGGCGGGCACAAGTCGATCCTTCCGGAGCTTGGCACCGAAGAAGACTTCAGGCACCTGCTCGCACGCGCCGCGGAGCACGGCCTGGAGATCGCGCTGGACATCGCCTTCCAGTGCGCGCCCGACCACCCCTATGTGAAGGCGCACCCCGACTGGTTCCGCTGGCGCCCCGATGGCAGCGTGCAGTACGCCGAGAACCCGCCCAAGAAATACCAGGACATCTATCCCTTCAACTTCGAGTGCGAAGACTGGCGAGGCCTGTGGGCCGAACTCAAGAGCGTGTTCGACCACTGGATCGGCGAGGGCGTGCGCATCTTCCGCGTGGACAACCCGCACACCAAGGCCTTCCCGTTCTGGGAGTGGGCAATCGGCGAGGTGAAGCGCGTGCACCCCGACGTGATCTTCCTGGCCGAAGCCTTCACGCGGCCGAAGGTGATGCACCGGCTCGCGAAGCTGGGCTTCTCGCAGTCGTACACCTACTTCACCTGGCGCAACACGAAGGAGGAGTTGCAGGAGTACTTCACCGAGCTCTCGAGCGGCCCCGGCATCGACTACTTCCGCCCCAACGCGTGGCCCAACACGCCCGACATCCTGCACGAGCAGCTGCAGGCCGGTGAGCCCGCCATGTTCATGTCGCGGCTCGTGCTGGCCGCCACGCTCGCGGCCAACTACGGCATGTACGGGCCGGCCTACGAACTGCTCGAGCACTTGCCGCGCGGACCCGGCAGCGAGGAATACCTCGACTCCGAGAAGTACCAGTTGCGCCACTGGAACCATGACGACCCCGCCAGTCTCGCGCCCTTCATCGCGCGGGTGAACCGCATCCGCCGCGAGAACCCGGCGCTGCATTGGGACAGGGGCCTGCGCTTCCTGCACATCGACAACGACCAGTTGCTGGCCTATGCCAAGGAATCGCCAGATGGCGACAACGTCATCGTCACCGTGGTCAACCTCGATCCGCACAACATGCAGTCGGGCTGGCTCGGACTGGAACCTGGCAGCGTGGGCGTGCCGGCCGGTCGCAGCTTCCAGATGCACGACCTGCTCAGCGGCCAGCGCTTCACCTGGCAGGGCGACTGGCACTACGTGCGGCTCGATCCCCACAGCGTGCCCGCGCACATCTTCGTGGTCCGTCGCCGCCACGGCGACGAGCGCGACTTCGATTACTTCCTGTGA